From the Gramella sp. Hel_I_59 genome, one window contains:
- a CDS encoding adenosylcobalamin-dependent ribonucleoside-diphosphate reductase — translation MPVQENPVVPKTYTQEQAFEASLKYFKGDDLAARVWVNKYALKDSDGNIYELTPNDMHRRIASEIARVEKKYPNPMTEDEVFDLIKDFKYIVPQGSPMAGIGNPYQVGSLSNCFVIGNDGNSDSYGGIMKIDQEQVQLMKRRGGVGHDLSHIRPKGSAVKNSALTSTGIVPFMERYSNSTREVAQDGRRGALMLSVSVNHPDSEDFIDAKMEQGKVTGANVSVRIDDQFMKAVKNITNYTQKYPIFSAEPKVSKEIEADKLWKKIVHNAWKSAEPGILFWDTVINESVPDCYADLGYKTVSTNPCGEIPLCPYDSCRLLAINLFSYVEEPFTDKAHFNYELFKKHISAAQRIMDDIIDLELEKIDNIIGKIDADPENAEVKAVEKNLWLNIRKKAHEGRRTGIGITAEGDMLAGLGIKYGSKEGIDFSVDIHKNIAVEAYRASVETAKERGAFGIFDSEREKNNPFILRLKEADEKLYYDMLEHGRRNIALLTIAPTGTTSLMTQTTSGIEPVFLPVYKRRRKVNPNDKEARVDFVDEVGDSWEEYVVFHHRFKQWMSAKGYDTDKNYSNEELDKLVKLSPYYQATSNDVDWLSKVRMQGAVQKWIDHSISVTINLPNDATEELVGKLYLEAWEAGCKGVTVYRDGSRSGVLISNDEKKEEDEEQTSGSFPLKRPDVLTADVVRFQNNKDKWIAFIGLVDDRPYEIFTGFADDEEGILIPRWVTEGYIIKARNEDGSSRYDFQYENKRGYKTTIEGLSHKFNPEFWNYAKLISSTLRHGMSIDKVVDLINSLQLDNESINTWKNGVVRALKRFIADGTVAKKEKCNNCNSSNLIYQEGCLTCKDCGSSKCG, via the coding sequence ATGCCTGTACAGGAAAATCCAGTTGTTCCAAAGACTTATACTCAGGAACAGGCCTTCGAAGCTTCACTAAAATACTTCAAAGGCGATGATCTTGCCGCCAGAGTTTGGGTAAATAAATACGCCCTTAAAGATTCTGACGGGAATATTTATGAACTCACTCCAAACGATATGCACAGACGTATCGCCAGCGAAATCGCAAGAGTTGAAAAAAAGTATCCAAATCCTATGACCGAGGACGAAGTTTTCGATCTTATCAAGGATTTTAAATATATCGTTCCACAGGGAAGTCCTATGGCTGGAATTGGGAATCCTTACCAGGTTGGTTCATTATCTAACTGTTTCGTGATAGGAAATGATGGGAATTCAGATTCTTATGGTGGGATCATGAAGATTGACCAGGAGCAGGTGCAGTTAATGAAAAGACGTGGTGGTGTAGGTCATGACCTTTCTCATATACGTCCTAAAGGATCGGCTGTAAAGAACTCAGCGCTTACCTCTACCGGGATCGTTCCTTTTATGGAGCGTTACTCCAATTCTACAAGAGAAGTTGCACAGGATGGACGTCGTGGAGCTTTGATGCTTTCGGTTTCAGTAAATCATCCAGATTCTGAAGATTTTATCGATGCCAAAATGGAACAGGGCAAAGTTACAGGTGCCAATGTTTCGGTAAGGATTGATGATCAGTTCATGAAGGCGGTTAAGAACATTACTAATTATACTCAGAAATATCCAATCTTTTCCGCAGAGCCAAAGGTTTCAAAAGAGATCGAGGCAGATAAACTCTGGAAAAAGATCGTACATAATGCATGGAAATCGGCTGAACCTGGAATTCTATTCTGGGATACAGTAATCAACGAGTCTGTACCAGATTGCTATGCAGATCTTGGTTATAAAACGGTTTCTACCAATCCTTGTGGAGAGATCCCACTTTGTCCTTATGATTCCTGCCGTTTGCTTGCGATCAACCTATTCTCTTATGTAGAAGAGCCATTTACAGACAAAGCGCATTTCAACTACGAGCTATTCAAAAAACATATTTCTGCTGCACAAAGAATTATGGATGATATCATTGATCTTGAACTGGAAAAGATCGACAATATCATTGGTAAGATCGATGCAGATCCAGAAAATGCAGAAGTGAAAGCAGTAGAAAAAAATCTATGGCTTAATATCCGTAAAAAAGCACACGAAGGTAGAAGAACTGGAATAGGCATTACTGCGGAAGGTGATATGCTTGCCGGTTTAGGTATTAAATATGGTAGCAAGGAAGGAATCGATTTCTCTGTAGACATTCATAAGAATATTGCTGTTGAAGCTTATAGAGCTTCCGTTGAAACTGCGAAAGAAAGAGGTGCTTTTGGGATTTTTGATTCAGAAAGAGAGAAAAACAACCCATTCATTCTTCGATTAAAAGAAGCTGATGAAAAGTTGTATTACGACATGCTTGAGCACGGTCGTAGAAATATCGCGCTATTAACGATCGCTCCAACCGGAACGACCAGTCTTATGACGCAAACCACTTCTGGAATTGAACCTGTTTTCCTACCGGTTTACAAAAGAAGAAGAAAAGTAAATCCAAATGACAAGGAAGCTCGCGTAGATTTTGTTGATGAAGTTGGAGATTCATGGGAAGAATATGTGGTTTTCCACCATCGTTTTAAGCAGTGGATGAGCGCCAAAGGTTATGATACCGATAAGAATTACTCGAACGAAGAACTTGACAAACTGGTTAAACTTTCACCTTACTACCAGGCAACGTCTAATGATGTAGACTGGCTTAGCAAAGTGAGAATGCAGGGAGCTGTACAAAAATGGATCGATCACTCTATTAGTGTGACCATTAACCTTCCAAACGACGCGACCGAGGAACTGGTTGGAAAACTGTATCTGGAAGCATGGGAAGCTGGTTGTAAAGGTGTTACTGTATATCGTGATGGTTCAAGATCTGGTGTTTTAATCTCTAATGATGAGAAAAAAGAGGAAGACGAAGAACAGACTTCCGGATCTTTCCCTCTAAAAAGACCAGATGTGCTTACTGCAGATGTGGTTCGATTCCAGAACAACAAGGATAAATGGATCGCATTTATCGGACTTGTAGATGACAGACCTTATGAGATATTTACCGGGTTTGCAGATGATGAAGAAGGTATTCTTATCCCTCGCTGGGTGACTGAAGGTTATATCATCAAAGCTAGAAATGAAGATGGATCTTCTCGTTACGATTTCCAATATGAGAACAAGCGTGGTTACAAAACTACGATCGAAGGACTTTCACATAAATTCAATCCAGAATTCTGGAATTACGCGAAATTGATCTCCAGCACGTTACGTCACGGAATGTCTATCGATAAAGTGGTAGATTTAATCAACAGTCTTCAACTGGATAACGAATCCATTAACACCTGGAAAAACGGAGTAGTAAGAGCTCTTAAGCGCTTTATTGCTGATGGAACAGTTGCCAAGAAGGAGAAATGTAATAACTGTAATTCTTCAAACCTTATTTACCAGGAAGGTTGCCTCACCTGTAAAGATTGTGGCTCTTCTAAATGTGGATAA
- a CDS encoding alpha-amylase, whose amino-acid sequence MNTNKFLCSLLLGGALFMGSCSGDDSDDIVDETDDITGTPETPATSEPQALDLASLDNGNRVMMQAFYWDVEPRFAWWDNLSEKVPEWSAAGVDRIWIPSPAKGQSGGYSMGYDVSDYFDFGDYDQHGTVETRFGSRTELENLIATAHSNDIEVIADIVLNHNSGGGLQYNPYRDYDTYTLFDEANGNASGMFNRTYEDFYPNSVSQYDPGSLFYEETNLDHHRERVQDWLWKDENSVAKYYKNVMGFDGWRFDYVKGFEPWVVKEWNEAVGGFSVGENFDGNPDVLRDWIEASGSPAFDFSTFYKLEESLDRFENLSILESDMLWKTNPEDAVTFTANHDTEKDSNEDNYIMSSNKMKAYAYILTHPGYPTIFYSDYENEEFKDELKTLILIHNSLATGDTELLYADQDEYVMKRNGSGTNPGLILYISINNGTKRRTVSSNWSNVTLQDYSSNSTYFPTSDENGAVTIEAPANGYSIWSITE is encoded by the coding sequence ATGAATACTAATAAATTTTTATGCAGTCTGCTGCTTGGTGGTGCACTCTTTATGGGGTCGTGCTCCGGTGATGATTCAGATGACATCGTGGATGAGACAGATGATATCACTGGTACTCCGGAAACCCCTGCTACATCTGAACCTCAGGCTTTGGACCTGGCATCTTTGGACAATGGCAACCGGGTTATGATGCAGGCATTCTACTGGGATGTTGAACCAAGATTTGCCTGGTGGGACAATCTTTCCGAAAAAGTACCGGAATGGTCTGCAGCTGGTGTAGATAGAATCTGGATACCATCTCCCGCTAAAGGACAGTCTGGTGGTTATTCTATGGGTTACGATGTATCAGATTATTTTGATTTTGGTGATTATGATCAGCATGGAACCGTGGAAACAAGATTTGGTTCAAGAACCGAACTTGAAAATCTAATCGCTACAGCTCATAGCAATGATATAGAAGTGATCGCAGATATTGTACTGAATCATAATTCTGGTGGAGGTTTGCAATACAATCCTTACCGGGATTACGATACTTATACTTTATTTGATGAAGCGAATGGAAATGCTTCAGGGATGTTCAATAGAACTTACGAGGATTTTTATCCAAATAGTGTAAGCCAGTATGATCCGGGAAGTCTTTTTTATGAAGAGACCAACCTTGACCACCATAGAGAAAGAGTTCAGGACTGGTTATGGAAGGATGAGAATTCAGTAGCTAAATATTACAAGAACGTAATGGGATTTGATGGCTGGCGTTTTGATTATGTAAAAGGTTTCGAACCATGGGTAGTAAAAGAATGGAATGAGGCTGTTGGAGGATTCTCTGTAGGAGAAAATTTCGACGGAAATCCAGACGTACTTCGTGACTGGATCGAAGCTTCAGGATCACCTGCATTTGATTTCTCTACTTTTTATAAACTCGAAGAAAGTCTGGACAGATTTGAAAACCTTAGCATTCTAGAAAGTGATATGCTTTGGAAAACAAATCCTGAAGATGCAGTAACCTTCACAGCGAATCATGATACTGAAAAAGATTCTAACGAGGATAATTATATCATGAGCTCCAATAAAATGAAGGCTTATGCATATATCTTAACTCACCCAGGCTATCCTACGATCTTCTATTCAGATTATGAGAATGAAGAATTTAAAGATGAATTAAAGACGCTAATTTTGATTCATAACAGTCTTGCTACTGGTGACACGGAGTTACTTTATGCAGACCAGGATGAATATGTGATGAAAAGAAATGGATCAGGTACTAATCCTGGATTAATTCTTTATATTAGCATCAATAATGGTACAAAAAGAAGAACAGTAAGTTCGAACTGGAGTAATGTTACGCTACAGGATTATAGTTCGAATTCAACATATTTCCCTACCTCCGATGAAAATGGAGCGGTGACCATCGAGGCTCCTGCAAATGGATATTCGATTTGGTCTATTACAGAATAA
- a CDS encoding SusE domain-containing protein, whose protein sequence is MKKFSIFLLIMIAFVGFTSCEHDDDVVFTAQPDADGIMFMSATAESYTLTSETANNIAERFVWSEVDFDAPTTVTYELQGSSDADFSSFNIIGTTGENNLGVTVSQLMSLATEAGLDNDPETEMPNAGDIYFRVRAYAGTDGSNGLNATSEVMSLRVVLPEAIIEEEENPSKMNLFLVGDATAAGWSNDNNNMPLFRNPENDNMFNFSGRFAGGDGVEGFKLLETLGAWQPQWGGTDGTLGVNAGDSDDPAAISVEDDAYYTLSLNTEDMTYTFEAMDVSAATMYDMVGIIGTATTGTDEGWNDDMDMTQSDFDSHIWYMNDVELFDGELKFRANNAWDVSWGASTPISGQGANANDPNIPVTAGVYDIWFNDLTARYILIPAGE, encoded by the coding sequence ATGAAAAAGTTTTCAATTTTCTTATTAATAATGATCGCATTCGTAGGATTTACATCCTGTGAACATGATGATGATGTGGTTTTTACAGCTCAACCTGATGCCGATGGGATCATGTTTATGAGTGCAACTGCAGAGTCCTACACTCTAACTTCAGAAACTGCAAATAATATCGCTGAGCGATTTGTATGGAGTGAAGTTGATTTTGATGCTCCAACCACTGTTACTTATGAACTCCAGGGTTCATCTGATGCGGATTTCTCTTCTTTCAATATTATTGGAACTACAGGAGAAAACAATCTTGGAGTTACAGTTAGCCAGTTAATGTCTTTGGCTACGGAAGCAGGTTTGGATAACGACCCTGAAACCGAAATGCCAAATGCAGGAGATATCTACTTCAGAGTTCGTGCTTATGCAGGAACTGACGGAAGTAACGGCCTGAACGCTACTTCCGAAGTGATGTCTTTAAGAGTTGTACTTCCTGAAGCTATTATTGAAGAGGAAGAGAATCCTTCAAAGATGAATCTATTCTTAGTAGGTGACGCGACTGCCGCTGGTTGGTCTAATGACAACAACAACATGCCACTTTTCAGAAATCCTGAAAATGATAACATGTTCAACTTCTCAGGTAGATTTGCTGGTGGTGATGGTGTAGAAGGTTTCAAATTACTTGAAACTCTAGGAGCATGGCAACCGCAATGGGGTGGTACAGATGGAACTTTAGGAGTAAATGCAGGTGATAGTGATGATCCAGCAGCAATTTCAGTAGAAGATGACGCATACTACACACTTTCATTGAACACTGAAGATATGACCTATACTTTCGAAGCTATGGATGTTTCCGCAGCAACGATGTACGATATGGTAGGAATTATTGGTACTGCTACTACAGGTACAGATGAAGGTTGGAATGATGATATGGATATGACCCAGTCAGATTTCGATTCTCACATCTGGTACATGAACGATGTGGAATTGTTTGACGGTGAACTTAAGTTCAGAGCAAACAACGCATGGGATGTAAGCTGGGGTGCAAGTACACCAATCAGCGGTCAGGGTGCTAATGCAAATGATCCAAATATCCCTGTTACTGCAGGAGTTTATGATATCTGGTTTAATGACCTAACTGCAAGATATATTCTTATTCCTGCAGGAGAATAA
- a CDS encoding RagB/SusD family nutrient uptake outer membrane protein, producing MFNKLKSTFLILFGMAVLWSCESDLELTPEDNRETAASAFEDPAAYKQFLAKLYAGFAISGQDGPAGDADLSGLDEGFSQYMRLYWMVQELTTDEAVIGWNDGTIKDLHNQNWTSGNEFIRTMYSRIMYQIAQSNEFLRQTETSVIEGRGVDAATQADIQVYRAEARFLRALSYWHALDLYGNPPFVTEQDPVGAFLPEQTNSAELFTYIESELLAIESELTAAGANEYGRADQAAAWMLLAKLYQNSEKYTGSDRSSDVITYTEKVINSGFSLVDDYQKLFLADNNMNGAQSEIIFPITFDGINTQAYGGMTFIIHAAVGGSMDPDNFGINGGWAGLRTTSALINDFLENEDDDIETVADERAIFYTDGQSKEINNISNFTDGYAVAKYKNVDVNGNAGSDPTGDFPDTDFPMFRLADAYLMYAEAVVRGGGGSESTAVDYINELRERAFNDDSNNISSSDLTLNFLLEERARELYWEAHRRTDLIRFGQFSDGGVWPFKGGVPQGTTTQSFRDLMPIPASDLGVNTNLTQNPGY from the coding sequence ATGTTTAATAAATTAAAATCTACTTTCCTTATTCTCTTCGGAATGGCGGTTCTATGGTCATGCGAAAGTGATCTGGAACTTACTCCTGAAGATAACCGGGAAACTGCGGCTTCAGCTTTTGAAGATCCCGCAGCTTACAAACAGTTTTTGGCTAAGCTATATGCAGGTTTTGCAATTAGTGGTCAGGATGGTCCTGCCGGTGATGCCGATCTTTCTGGGTTGGATGAAGGATTCTCACAGTACATGCGATTGTACTGGATGGTGCAGGAGCTTACTACAGATGAAGCGGTAATTGGATGGAATGATGGAACGATCAAAGATCTACATAACCAGAACTGGACATCAGGAAACGAATTTATTCGTACGATGTATTCCAGAATTATGTACCAGATCGCACAGTCTAACGAATTCCTTAGACAAACTGAAACTTCAGTAATCGAAGGTCGTGGTGTGGACGCTGCAACACAGGCAGATATCCAGGTATATCGTGCAGAAGCAAGATTCCTGAGAGCATTAAGCTACTGGCATGCACTTGACCTTTACGGTAATCCTCCTTTCGTTACAGAGCAGGATCCTGTTGGAGCATTCCTTCCGGAGCAAACCAATTCAGCAGAGCTTTTCACTTATATTGAAAGTGAACTTCTAGCAATCGAGAGTGAATTAACCGCTGCCGGTGCTAATGAATATGGACGTGCAGATCAAGCAGCAGCCTGGATGTTACTTGCAAAACTTTACCAGAATTCAGAGAAGTATACTGGATCTGATAGATCTTCAGATGTGATCACTTATACTGAAAAGGTGATCAACTCAGGATTTTCTTTAGTTGATGACTACCAGAAATTGTTCCTTGCAGATAATAACATGAACGGAGCCCAGAGCGAGATCATTTTCCCGATTACTTTTGATGGGATCAATACTCAGGCATATGGTGGAATGACCTTTATCATTCATGCCGCAGTGGGAGGATCTATGGATCCAGATAACTTCGGAATTAATGGTGGATGGGCCGGTCTAAGAACCACTTCTGCTCTTATCAATGATTTCCTTGAAAATGAGGACGATGATATTGAAACAGTAGCTGATGAAAGAGCTATTTTCTATACAGACGGTCAGTCTAAAGAGATCAATAATATCTCAAATTTCACTGATGGTTATGCTGTCGCAAAATACAAGAACGTAGATGTAAATGGAAACGCAGGATCAGATCCAACAGGAGATTTTCCAGATACAGATTTCCCAATGTTCCGTCTTGCTGATGCTTACCTTATGTATGCTGAAGCCGTAGTTAGAGGTGGTGGTGGAAGTGAATCTACTGCTGTAGATTACATCAATGAGTTGAGAGAAAGAGCTTTTAACGATGATAGCAACAATATCTCATCTTCAGATCTAACACTAAACTTTCTATTGGAAGAAAGAGCTAGAGAACTTTACTGGGAAGCTCACAGAAGAACAGATCTTATAAGATTTGGACAATTTTCTGATGGTGGCGTATGGCCATTTAAAGGTGGCGTTCCACAGGGAACTACTACACAATCTTTCAGAGACCTGATGCCAATACCAGCTTCAGATCTAGGAGTGAACACGAATTTGACACAAAATCCAGGATACTAA
- a CDS encoding SusC/RagA family TonB-linked outer membrane protein, whose translation MRTLIKSTLFLLFMLPMSFFAQNTVSGNVTETATGLPVPGVNVIVQGTSNGTTTDFDGNYTISNVSNEDILVFSFLGFVTQQIPFEGQSTIDITLDEDSATLDEVVLIGYGATSEQDATGAVEKISSETFNQGAVVAPEQLIAGKSAGVQITPGGGAPGQGGTIRIRGGSSLSASNDPLIVVDGVPLDQRGVAGSRNALNSINPNEIEDFTILKDAAATSIYGSRASNGVILITTKKGKKDSPFQFTYDLKTSIGNVIDKVDVLNADEFRNLINNTPGTDPSLLGNANTDWQDEIYETSVGAIHNFTATQGIGNFYYRLNFNHTAETGVIRKDYYERNAFNISLNQDLFDNSLKLTLTSKNSLDKNKFSNGGAIGSAVAFDPTQPIYDDTLPFGGFFEFNRLSGGEITQQNLATRNPIALLEQNTDRNQTRRSITNLNAEYKVPFLTGLKAVVSAGFDYAEADGDKFTPVFAASNTSNIDQFEDYSNINRNLLLDTYLNYKTELGFFETDVDVTAGHSYQEFYSTSNVFGTEQDQIRALPRDINRNSLESYFARASFDINNRYLISGSIRADGSSRVSPDNRWGYFPAASIGWKIHNEEFLEGSRVLNELKLRGGYGETGNYEIDRNYGYLGLYTPSQGGASYQFGNEFVSTIRPEEYDEDLKWESLINYNAGIDFGLFDNRLSGSVDAYYRETEDLIATVPVPAGANLSDQLLTNVGTTVSKGIEIGISGDIARSEDFNWTLGYNISFQELEITELSLGDDANFFIPQGGISGGTGNNIQLWKEGYDPSTFFVFRQVYNDAGQPIEGAYVDVNGDNQITEADKQPYKKATPDYYMGLTNTMNYKDFDFSFTFRGSFGNYIYNNTQSANGFVEAGTNTPENYYSNFNSNVLESGFVNSQFFSDYYLQAADFVKLDNVSIGYTIPGEKVDFRASLTATNVLTITDYDGLDPEVFGGIDNNFYPRSRRFVLGLNFAF comes from the coding sequence ATGAGGACTTTAATTAAAAGCACATTGTTTTTGCTGTTCATGCTACCAATGAGCTTTTTTGCACAAAACACCGTTAGCGGAAATGTGACAGAGACTGCCACAGGCCTTCCGGTTCCAGGTGTGAACGTAATCGTTCAGGGTACCAGCAATGGTACAACGACCGATTTTGATGGTAATTATACCATATCTAATGTATCTAATGAAGATATACTTGTTTTCTCCTTTTTAGGATTCGTAACACAACAAATTCCTTTCGAGGGTCAGTCTACTATAGACATCACTCTTGATGAGGACTCTGCTACGCTGGACGAAGTCGTTCTTATTGGTTATGGAGCAACCTCTGAGCAGGATGCGACCGGAGCCGTTGAGAAGATTTCTTCGGAAACTTTTAACCAGGGTGCCGTTGTTGCCCCGGAACAGCTGATCGCCGGTAAATCTGCCGGAGTACAGATCACCCCGGGTGGTGGAGCTCCAGGACAGGGAGGAACAATTAGAATACGTGGTGGTTCTTCACTATCGGCTTCTAACGATCCTTTGATCGTAGTAGATGGTGTACCATTAGATCAACGTGGAGTTGCCGGTTCAAGAAACGCGCTTAACTCTATTAACCCAAATGAGATCGAAGATTTCACTATATTAAAAGATGCTGCGGCAACTTCTATTTATGGTTCCAGAGCTTCGAACGGGGTAATTCTTATTACCACGAAAAAAGGTAAAAAGGATTCTCCATTTCAGTTTACGTATGATCTAAAAACTTCCATTGGAAATGTCATAGATAAAGTAGACGTTTTAAATGCAGATGAATTTAGAAACCTGATCAATAATACTCCGGGTACAGATCCTTCATTATTAGGAAATGCAAATACAGACTGGCAGGATGAGATCTACGAAACTTCAGTTGGAGCTATTCATAACTTTACAGCTACACAGGGTATCGGGAATTTCTACTATCGTTTGAACTTTAACCATACTGCTGAAACCGGAGTTATCAGAAAAGATTATTACGAGCGTAATGCTTTTAATATCTCTTTGAACCAGGACCTTTTTGACAATTCATTAAAACTGACTCTTACTTCCAAGAACTCTCTGGATAAGAACAAGTTCTCAAATGGTGGTGCCATTGGATCTGCAGTAGCATTCGATCCTACACAACCTATTTATGATGACACCCTTCCATTTGGCGGATTCTTTGAATTCAACAGACTTTCAGGAGGTGAGATCACGCAACAAAATCTTGCGACCAGAAACCCGATCGCTCTTCTGGAGCAAAATACAGACAGAAACCAAACCAGACGTTCTATTACGAACCTTAATGCTGAATATAAAGTTCCTTTCTTAACGGGTCTTAAAGCAGTTGTAAGTGCTGGTTTTGATTACGCTGAAGCTGATGGTGATAAATTCACTCCGGTATTTGCAGCGTCGAACACTTCTAACATCGATCAATTCGAAGATTATAGTAATATAAACCGTAACCTTCTTCTTGATACTTATTTGAACTATAAGACTGAACTTGGTTTCTTTGAAACAGATGTGGATGTAACAGCAGGTCATTCTTACCAGGAGTTTTATTCTACAAGTAATGTTTTTGGAACTGAGCAGGATCAAATTAGAGCACTTCCAAGAGATATTAACAGGAACTCTTTAGAGTCTTACTTCGCGAGAGCTAGTTTTGACATTAATAACAGATACCTGATCTCTGGTAGTATTCGTGCCGATGGTTCTTCAAGAGTTTCTCCAGACAATCGTTGGGGATATTTCCCTGCAGCCTCTATTGGTTGGAAAATTCACAATGAAGAATTTCTTGAAGGTTCAAGAGTGCTTAATGAATTAAAACTTCGTGGTGGTTACGGTGAAACTGGAAACTATGAGATCGATAGAAATTATGGATATTTAGGTCTATACACACCTAGTCAGGGTGGTGCCAGTTACCAGTTTGGAAATGAATTCGTAAGTACCATAAGACCTGAAGAGTATGATGAGGACCTTAAGTGGGAAAGCCTTATCAACTATAACGCAGGTATTGACTTTGGTTTATTTGATAATAGGTTGAGTGGTTCTGTAGACGCATATTACAGGGAGACTGAAGATCTTATTGCAACCGTACCGGTACCAGCAGGTGCTAACCTTTCAGATCAATTATTAACGAATGTTGGTACGACTGTGAGTAAAGGTATCGAGATTGGAATAAGTGGTGATATTGCCAGGTCTGAAGATTTTAACTGGACTTTAGGTTATAACATTTCCTTCCAGGAATTAGAGATCACAGAACTTTCTTTAGGTGATGATGCTAACTTCTTTATCCCACAGGGAGGAATTAGTGGTGGTACTGGGAACAATATCCAACTTTGGAAAGAAGGTTATGACCCATCTACTTTCTTTGTTTTCAGACAGGTTTATAATGATGCCGGTCAGCCTATTGAAGGTGCTTATGTAGATGTGAATGGTGACAACCAGATCACAGAAGCAGATAAGCAGCCGTACAAAAAGGCGACTCCAGATTATTATATGGGTCTAACTAACACCATGAATTATAAAGACTTTGACTTCAGCTTTACTTTTAGAGGAAGTTTTGGAAACTATATTTATAACAACACGCAATCTGCAAATGGTTTCGTAGAAGCTGGAACAAACACTCCTGAAAATTACTACTCGAACTTCAATTCGAATGTATTGGAATCAGGTTTTGTAAACAGTCAGTTCTTCTCAGATTACTACCTGCAGGCAGCAGATTTCGTAAAACTTGATAACGTAAGCATTGGATACACAATCCCGGGAGAAAAAGTTGATTTCAGAGCTTCTTTAACGGCGACAAATGTACTTACGATCACAGATTACGACGGGCTTGATCCTGAAGTTTTTGGTGGAATTGATAATAACTTCTACCCAAGATCAAGAAGATTCGTACTTGGACTGAATTTTGCTTTTTAA
- a CDS encoding LacI family DNA-binding transcriptional regulator, with translation MKPKLTLKKIAKELDVSISTVSKALRDSSEIGEETRAKIKAFAKHYNYKPNNIALSLKNRKTKTIGIIIPEIVHHFFTTVISGVEKVANEMGYNVLVCLSDNSFDKEVLNMEMLANGSTDGFILSLAKETMQKGDYHHLAEVINQGMPCVLFDRVAEDISCDKVIIDDVTGGKKAVQHLIDIGCRKIALISTVDYVSVGKLRTHGYKQALAENGISINEDLILKIEEMEDSEKEIEAFLKERDVDGVFAVNEHFAISAVKSIQDQGKKVPDDVSVIGFTDGELSKRFIPSLTTVSQHGMRMGEESARLLIEKLERTPSEDDYYKTIIVETGLVVRDSTKSRK, from the coding sequence ATGAAGCCGAAATTAACCCTGAAGAAAATTGCGAAAGAGCTTGATGTATCTATCTCCACCGTTTCAAAAGCACTTCGAGACAGCTCAGAGATTGGTGAAGAAACACGTGCCAAGATCAAGGCTTTTGCTAAACACTACAATTATAAGCCTAATAACATTGCTTTAAGTCTCAAGAATCGGAAAACCAAGACAATAGGGATTATTATTCCCGAAATTGTACATCATTTCTTTACGACAGTTATTAGTGGAGTGGAAAAAGTAGCCAACGAAATGGGATATAACGTTTTGGTATGCCTTTCAGATAATTCATTCGATAAAGAGGTTCTGAATATGGAAATGCTGGCGAATGGTAGTACTGATGGATTTATTCTATCACTTGCCAAAGAAACCATGCAAAAAGGAGATTATCATCACCTTGCGGAAGTAATCAACCAGGGAATGCCCTGTGTGCTATTTGACCGTGTTGCTGAGGATATTTCCTGTGATAAAGTGATCATTGATGATGTTACCGGAGGAAAAAAAGCTGTTCAACACCTTATAGATATAGGCTGCAGGAAGATCGCTCTTATTTCTACCGTGGATTATGTAAGTGTGGGTAAACTACGTACGCATGGTTATAAGCAGGCTTTAGCTGAAAATGGTATAAGTATAAATGAAGATCTTATTCTGAAGATCGAGGAAATGGAGGACAGTGAAAAGGAAATTGAAGCCTTTCTGAAGGAACGCGATGTGGATGGAGTTTTCGCTGTAAATGAACATTTTGCCATTTCTGCTGTTAAATCCATTCAGGATCAGGGGAAAAAGGTGCCAGATGATGTATCTGTAATTGGTTTTACAGATGGCGAATTATCAAAAAGATTTATTCCGAGTTTGACGACGGTAAGTCAGCATGGGATGAGAATGGGCGAGGAGTCTGCCCGTCTTTTGATAGAGAAACTTGAGCGCACACCTAGCGAAGATGACTATTACAAGACTATTATTGTAGAGACCGGTCTGGTGGTAAGAGATTCAACAAAATCGAGGAAATAG